Genomic window (Culex pipiens pallens isolate TS chromosome 3, TS_CPP_V2, whole genome shotgun sequence):
gaaaataTGTTGCTTGGGCTGTGTTGCATTTTACACCGAGAGAATTCTGGGAACgaatacacccaaaactggcagcgctagtccgagagaatgatggtctcgagtcgagagaatagtggtaccattcacggacgcagagaacacagctcgagatgggcgatagaactattctctcgaggttcatttgcaaaaaaagttcatccgtcaaacaaaaaaccaaaagtgtcgacaacgggaatcgaaccagagacctttgacaaaccaatccaacgACTTAGCTGCTTCGGCCACCACAGTTTGGTGACCATGGaggagtcagaagtcgatgtatgacacttgtaggagatttattgattcaactaacgaatgaactcatttgttatgatggtgtgatttggtaccattattctatcgattttggcactgagccctcaataaattttgagagaacgattatctcgattctgaattttgggtgtagcaaTCGTGCACGCTGATCCGATAACTCAATGTTGTCgaaattgtaaacatttttaCCGACTTTAAACAACAATGTtgcgaaatcggaaaaaatgatTAGGGaccgtccataaaccacgtggacactttagggatggcgcttgtccacgatccatacaaaaaaaaataattgtatggaaattgtccatgaaggggggggggacgaaacccgtaacctcacggccacgcaAACTcggcaagtgcgacaactggccaaaggaaaTTTTGACAGAGGACGTTTTGTAACAtgtaaatgtttacatttttgattgCAACTCGGAAAGCTGACAACACAACCAACCAAAATTCGGGACAATTAACAGAATgggcagaattttgagtatttaagaaTTGATACCCTAATTAGATGCAGTTGAACttcaaaaatgcttcaaaagtaTTGCTAAACACATCTTTTCAAAAGCAGTCTGTGCATTTAACATATTTACTTGTACAATATATAGTATACAGACCGTGCAAGATTTCCCTCCCACACATAGAGTCTGCTCAACCTCTGACTGCAGAAGAAGAAGCATATTTGCGGAAAAGATGCCAAGTCTACGAGAGACTACGACTCGGCATTCTTCACCTTGTGCCTTTGCTCGCTGGGTAGAAGAAGAACCCAAGCATTCCATACCTAatacggcagcagcagcagttccaaAATGGAAACATATTTTTGGTTCAGCATCGACAGGGCAGGGCGGGGGTGGGTCTCGAGTCAACGGCGCATATTGTGCATGAGGAATCTCTAAATTGTCTTAATAATGATATTCATACCCTGCCACTCCCACGCTCGTTAGAAACTATTctcatttgttttaaattatcaaagttgtaactttatcaaaaaagttgTGCGTTGCCAGCCGGCGTTGCGAGTGTTTTCGGTAGGAAGTAGGGCACTTTTGCTGTGGAATGCTTGAAACTTCGCTCACTAGATATTGGAACGAagcttaaatgatattttgagaattgcacttaaatatgaaattttttttttaataattttaagaaaaaatatattcaaaataacgtataaaaacaaaaaaaaaacactcacacTTAAATCACCATCATTATCACATTTTCACACCCTTCAAAACCTCATAGTCCTAGCAATAACGAGTGCAGCACCGAGGAAAACCTCCCATTTCCTACGCCCGGTGGCAGGTTTGGGTGAACGAAACGGTAAAACTTTTCCATAATGGCGCGTTTTGCCACTTTTTGTTGGCTTTTGGTAACCTTTTAGCTTGTTAGCGCATGAATATCCTAAGTATACTTTTGACCCGGTGCTCTTTTTTGCCCTCAAAATTTCCAACGAATCCGCGAATTGCTGGAATCAGTTTACTCAGGTCGGTGGACCCTGCTTTGTTTcaaggaagaagaaaaaaacccaaaatgaAAACGCTTCTTTTGGATTGTTTTCCCATCTAATTAACATTTTGAACTCTGGAAAAACGGGCTAGAACAGTTCCTAAGCATGTAGACCTTTTAAGGAAACCTTTGTTGAGCTAACTGGTATGTTCAGCCAACCGAAAGGTTAGCTTATGAGatgaaaattaaatcaattacaTCGTAAAAGTAATCATAAAGATGATGAAGACATTTTCATTTAAAGCAACCCTTTAACATAAAATTACTAACAATGGCGCCTGGACCACATCAAAACTGCTCAATTTAGTGATCCCGTAGGCGATTGACAAACTTTAAAACACCATTCAGCAGAAGAACAAGTTTTTGGGTAGTTGTTTTCAGAGCCTAGCCAAATCCAATGACCGTCACTTTTGCTTTCACATAATACCGTAAACCGCTCAACTAACCATCCCCTGAACCGTACCTGGGTTGGGTTACAAACTTGTCGAACCGGAACATTTGCGGAACTAATTAACTTTGGTGAAAGTTCCCTGGCGTCTCGTATCTCTTCGGTAGAGGGATGCTATTTTGAGTTTGTTGTCCTGGTACAGACTATTTTCgcgcaaaaaaaactttcatcaatAGACAACTTTAGTTTTCATTTTTACTGCATTCCTGTTTATTTCATCGTTTCATTTAGGGGATGGGAGAGTGTTTTTTTCAcatggaaaattttctacaaaattcgTAAATAACATTGTTTGATCCAATTTCTAATctttgaaaatcattatttaaaaaaatccttttttgtcTTTGCCAATGCTTAACTTTGGCCGTGATTTTAACTAATATTTCcttctttttatttcaaaatatgtatgtAGTAATTTTTGTTAAGTTCCGGATTGTATTTTTACAAACCttgttttgactttttttaagttAGGTGAATaggtaatttaaaatttaaaaaaaaattaatcaatctcACCTCAAAGACCCAAATTTTAGAATACACGCAGAATCCAGAGCTGTGTCATTGTTCCCCTCTTTTTTCAGCCCATAAGtcacaatgagacactttgatttttcttgattaaactattcaaaatcCATGGCAATATTCCAAAACATGCATTGAAAGTATTTTTGGCACATTCTTCGAGTTTTAATTCATTCAaccaaaaatattatgaaaaaatacaaaaatcattgaaaattgaaaaccaaGATTGTTTCATTGATGACTACGCTACCATATCTGGGATTAGagctttaaaaagtttaattgtatatttttacaataaataaaataaaattgtgctGAAAATATGAAGCAAAGGACAGGATAATTTgatattatttaaaatcatattcaaaaattgtattcgtttatttgaaacataaaatcgtttgaattaaaacttttgaaaattacttgtGCCGTATCATACCCCCTCATggatttatatataaaaatgtcacattttcatACACATTTTCATAATCTGGACTTTGCACAGTTATGCTTTGTAGTATTTTGGGTCAAAATTTGTCCGgttttgaaagttatttttaaatcgatTGTGATTGTGAGTACCACCTTTTTTCTCAGGAATTTCCCAACAAAGTCAATTTTTCACCCCGATGactaagcatgagcatgagcatgagagatcacccatggttgcccctctgttgctgaacagaaccgtaatatcctttcagcactacttatcataggcttcgacgatctagtgatgtctcccttatcaacagcatgtatgaatgcgctgaaaagataaaacaccatgattgctaaagctagatcagttgcgaataggtaacagtcattggccaccaacggcgcccgccatgtcagtttgtagatctcgattttaagggacgggaatgttagttggcgcaggttgctactagggcagctgatttactctatgcttacaccccacgagcgccaggaacctgaaaacttgttagtaggatagggtgtttggtcaggattcatcatagaagatgatgatgcgacccaaaatcgaagtgtttgttgaaaggttttatatattattctcaaggcaaacaatcggatgctgcggatgagacatttcccgtttaactgttgttaaattttaaatgaaatggttttatcTTAGACaaccggctgtggaaagataaagccaaataatgtttatttatagaatgaggtgttaaacgcaatgctgcaatgatagcgtagtctgatttttaattatataaccatttaattcataaatttgttacggaatagacgctacgaactcaaccatcaaatgcctttcgatcttctttctgttagctagataaggtattgattttcgttgcctctcgagctacgatgctatggagagggcttaacacacaaacaaccgacgtcgagccctccgagctacggagctatgggaaggtcttttcaacacaaaaaagactcgcgtacaacacgacgttcttgatgaatcaaaataattttgttacgcgataaacctaacgaactcggatcgtttttatcgaaaactatataaagagaacaaaaaaactcatcggccaacgaacgcgcgaacttaaaaaaaataataagaagaaaACGAAGAACGAAGATTTTTCACCCCGATGACTAAGTGCCACAAATTGGCCGTCGCCATGGCTAACGACGAAAATGGGCAAACTCGATTTTATTACTTTCAGGAGACTAGGAAGCGAGCGAAAGtttgctttttgatttttgaaaagtaataatcTTCTTAAATTGATGATCATCTCGAGTTGGCACCATCAAAAAGACAAAGTCTGTGCAGCAACGTTCGAAGCCGGCGAGAAACCCGAAAATATGAGTGAGGTGTAAAATCTCATTAAAACCGCAAACACGTCAAGATTACCGGGGTACGGCAtggaaaagttttaaattaatttttctctCAGCAGCTTCGCCACGTGGTGAGTGTGTTAAGCTTTTTCGAGTGCAGAGTGTAAATCTTGCAGAGCTTATGGGAAGACTCTGCGGAGTTCTTGGGcaaacttttgattattttttgttttcattttcatcattacatcctaatttttttttccttggatGGCCCACCTCTTACCCATACACATCTTTGTAGCATGGAAGGATTACGAGCAGATATCTTTCGATAATTCAATTGTCCGTATTTGAGAGTGTCCTAAATCTAACTCTACTTCCGTGTATGCCCATCCGTCTCTCTCATTTGTCATCTCAAGGCGCTCATACTTTCAAGAGTCTTTTTCATTTCACCAGATTGCTTACATCCACTTTGGGTACTGGAATCATTTCCTGTTCCACACACATATGAGCACATAGGGGTTTACCGCGCCCAGAATCGCGTTTCTTTGGACTGTTTCATATGCGGCCCAGTGACATCCTCATTAGGACGTGAACCGATATAGAGAAGCCGACCGTCATGAcatgctctccttcacagccacacctATGGGATGCCACTTCATTCCAAAGGTCTCTGCCTTACAAAAGGTTTACACATTTTCTTGAACTCACGAAGATTAGTTGTCGCTCTCGTTGACTCCGGTAGCATGTTGAACAAGTTGTATCCTCTGTAGAATAGCGAGTTCTGTGTGCacgatttcttaaaattcagcaATCTGATATCTCCTGCTTGCCTAGTAAAATGTCGATGAACGTCTCTTCCACACTGTACAGTTTTTGTCAAGTATTGTGGTGCCAATCCGTtaacaactttaaaaataaacactaaTGTACTATACTCCACACGTTGCCTAATCGACATCCACTGCAGAGAGTCAAGCATCAAAATTCTTGGTGTCAATCTGTCACATCTAAGTATCATCCTCATAGCTTTACTCTGTACGATCTGCATCCTCTTCCGTTGCTGGTTCGTGGCAAGAAACAGAATTGAAGCGCAGTAGTCAAAATGTGGTGCAATCAGCGTTTTGTAGACcataattttgttgtcaaacgatAGGTAGCGATTGATTCTGCAGAGGACACCCAACTTCCGAGCAGCTTTCCGAATAGTGTAGTCCACGTGTTCCGCAAAAGAGAGCTTTTCGTCCAACATTACACCAAGGTACTTGATGGCATTAACCCGCTCGACCAATTCACCGTCGACAGATATTGTACAGTTACTTTCACTCCTCCTTGTTGTCACCACCAtgtattttgttttgctgacGTTCAGTTTCAGCTTTTTCCATTTCAGCCAATCCGCGAACACTGCCAGCTCGTTATTCATGATCTCGTAGCACTCGTCTAGTTTGTCTCCAGCAACATATATCACGGTGTCGTCAGCAAACAGGTTAACACATGCCCGCCTAAGTGCTTTCGTCAGGTCGTTTATGTATAGGATAAACAGTAATGGTCCCAGCACGCTCCCTTGTGGAACACCCAACTCTACTGCTTCTGCTTCTGATACTGAGTTGTTATACCGTGTAATTTGGGTTCTGTACTCCAGATAGCTTTTAAACCACCTCCAAACGTCCCCTTTAATCCTGTTTCGCCGCAACACTTCCAACAGCTTCCGCCGATCAATGGTTTCAAAAGCACGTTTCAAGTCAACAAACACCGTCAGGATAAACTTATTGTTCTCGATAGACTGCTTCCACTTCAGCATCAACAGGTTAAGGGCTGATTCACACGAGTGCTGCTTTCTGAATCCTGATTGTTCCTCGATAAGTAATCCGGCCCGATCAACGTACTCCACCAGCTGCTCCCTTACAACCGTCTCCAAAACCTTCTCGTAGATTGGCAGCATGTTTATTGGTCTCCGGTCTTCTGCACGCGTCGAGTTCGGTACCTTCGGAATCGGCACCACCACAGATTTCTTCCATTCTTGAGGGAAAACACCCAGGTTCAATGAACTGTTGATAATATCGAGCAGCTTATCTCCTACAACATCCATAGCGTCCTCCAACACACGTTTCGAGATGTTCTCGACTCCTGCACAGTTTTTCATCGCTGCTACAATCTTTCGAAGCTTTTCCATAGAAATGGGTTGGAACTGGCTGAATTCCGAGATGTCCAGCGTACGCACAGTTGGTAACGGGTCTTGCTGAGGTTGATTCACAGTCGGGATGGAATCGTGTATCTCCTTCACACTCTTGATGAAGTAATGGTTCAGTCTGTTCGCCGTCTCTTCATCGCTGCATGGCTCAGTTTTGTCGTCGAAGATAATTTCCTTTTCGGGCGTTCCTCCAGGTTTTATCAAATCTTTTAAACATCTCCATAACTTCTTTGAATCTCCACTGCAGCTCTGAATCTCTTGCTGAACCGAACTATTTTTCGCTTTTTGCAGCTCTCGCACGTACTCATTCCGGAATTGTTTGTACCGTTCCCAGTGTTCCGCGCAGTTCGTTgtcttgaaaattttgtatgcttcgtCTCGCTTTAGTTTCACCGCTTGTAAGTGTGGAGTAAACCACCGTTTGGTGTCTGCTGAGCGTCGCATACGTGTTTCCGTGAGTTGTCCTACTGCTGTTGCTAGAGCTCTGCTAAACTGCTGTGCTTTTTCATCCACCGGCAAATTGTTTCTCCACAGGGTCTCATCACACAATAAAGTGTTTTGCAGCCGTTCCTTAGAATACTTTCTCCAGCATGTGTACTCCGTTTTCTTCTCCGGCATGTTTATTTTACAAACTCCTTCCACGTTGATTCCCAATGTCTCGTGATCTGTAATTCTCCAATCTGCTAGTACTTTTACAGTACAGTCTTCAACGTTTGCAAACACCAAGTCAATAGTAGTGCGGCTTCTGACACTGATCCGAGTGTGTTCCAATACTTTTTGCTCTAGTCCAACTGCATCCGCAATGTTTTTCAGGTCCCTTGAATAGCCTTCGTTATTCCAGCAGATATTGAAATCACCACTTATCACATTCGTTTTGTCATCCGCCATAACTTGTTGAAGCCAGTTTTCAAAGCTGTCCAAGAAATCCCTGTCGCTGCTGCTAGGTGAATGATACACTCCTCCAAAAATACCGTTGAATTGTTGATGGTGAATCTCTATCGCCAGCATCCAATTATCCCCCGCAGTCTGGTTCGAAACAGTTGTCGCTCGTAGGCGATCGTCAACAAACATTGTCACTCCTCCAGTGTGAGATGATCGCGAGAGACAGTTTATCATGTTGTACTTCCGAATGTTGTAGTTCTCCAGATGGTGCGATGCTGTCAGGTGCGTTTCCGTCAGGATAACAACTTTTGGCTCTAGTTTCTCTACAAGATGCACCAGCTCATCAAAGTGCGACGATATTCCAGCAATGTTCATACTGATGACTTCCGGTTTCTCTGGTTGCTACAGCGTGAAATCGACTTGTTTTTCTCGTCGTTTTTTGAACCTCAAGTAAACAGGACAGTCGACACTCCAGGCAGCATGGTCAACGGCAATATCCAGCTTCTGTTCTACACGGAACTTTTCACAGTTGATACATTTTTCTTGGGTCGCTTTACACTCCTTTACGCGATGATTTTCGCTgcaaattgggcatatctcacTTTCCACTTTGCAATCAGCACCTTTATGATTGAATCCACAGCACTTGAAACAACGCAGAACGTCCACACCGTCGAAAACACGGCAACGGTCCCATCCAACGTTGAGTTTTTCCAGCTCCATCACCTTAAAGAATGTCGCAGCGTCCAGTTCCACAATCGCAGAGTACTGTGCATATTCTCGCCTTGGGTTGCTCAGGAACTTCCGCAGTTTGAAGTGCTTGATACCTTGAAAGACGTCATTCTGGCTGACCAGCGTTTCCTGTAGTTCCTCTTCCTCATACTCCTCATTCATTCCAACTATTTTGATTGTAGGTTTAATGCTTTCTCGTACAGACACGTCAAATTTATCTCCCATTGCCTTCTTGACACTCTCCTTCAGCTGTTTCGACGATCCTTCATCCTTCAAAACTACCATTACCGCTCCATCTTTGCCTTGAATCACGCGACTGACGTTCAAATTTTTCGGGTTCACTTTCTTTTTCAGCTCTTCCCTTGTGCTTCCGGCTTCCGTACCCTGCTTAGGCTTGATAACGATAACCGGCTCCGGTTTCTTGTACTGCTTTGGGGCTGTCGGCTCTGCTTCATCTGGTGGTTTCGCTGCTTTTTGCTTTACGCGCCCAATTTTGGTCACTTCCGCAAACGACAACGTTGATTTGGGTGTCTCCTCAACGTTTGCAATATTAGACACTGGTGTTTCCGGTTTATTTTTCTTGGTTTCTGATCGAAGAACTCGTCCATTTTGCTCCTTATTATCTTTTTGCACTGTCACACTAGAGTTATTTTTCACTAATtcacttttaacaatttttcgcACTTTTTGTTCAAAGTTTTTTACCAATTCGACGACACACGCGAGATCATTTAATTTGTTGACAATTTCATCTAATGTTTTATTACAGTGTCCAGCATCGTACTCATACCCGTGCAATGCATAACACGCATCACACACAAAGACTGCGTTGTGGATCTTTCTCAGCTGATCGATCTCCACCGCGGTAGCACCGGGCAAGCAGTTTGTGTGTATTTCGAGTCTACAGTGACCGAAACATTCTAACGTCTCGTCTTCTTCTGTGATCGGTTTCGCACACTGCGCGCAAGGCTGCATGTGTGTATCACCGTCTTTGACCATTTCTACTGGTCCGGGCACTTGCCCGTgtagaacaaacaaaaaaacaaatgcaaCAAGGGTACTTAGCTTCGAGACAGAGGCAGGATTAAAACTCGACGAAAAAATCAGTCTTCTGTTGCAAATCAGGACTGCACTCCAATGTTAGCTCACTGCACAGATCTTTCCACGTcaacacaaaaattttgatggaaaaaCACTAGTTTTAACaccctttaaatttaattttccagtCCGCTCATTTGAGACACAAACAACGGACACTCCGTCAGATTAAGCAAACATGtcacattagggtgtaatatcaaaatcgattttccagcacagcaatttttcagttccttttggggtcctaaacaactccccaaagtttgggaacgattggtttagtcctcactttgcgcaaagcgattcaattttccatataaatttgtatgggaaaacccatttttttggattttgatatttataaaatccacgtttcacgctgtactaaaaccggattcatatacggatgctctggaaggtgctctacaactttcccgaagagagtatggtgctaccttgtccctgaaagaagatacagcgtgttcaaaactcgtctaaaacgtgattttcgagcaaaaaacacgttttagacgagttttgaacacgctgtatctttttttaggagcaagttagcaccatactttcttcgggaaagttgtagagcacattccagagcatccgaatatgaatccagttttgatatagcgtgaaacgtggatttgataaatatcaaaaaccaaaaaaattgttttccccatacaaatttatatgaaaaattgaatcgctttgcgcaaagtgaggactaaaccaatcgttcccaaactttggggagttgtttaggaccccaaaaggaactgaaaaattactgtgctcgctaaatttggacaattttatttttttccatacaaccatattacaccctaatgtcaCATCCTAATACATCCTAATGGAGCGACCGACCTCGGCATGCCACCAAAAGGATGTACTGAAATAATGTGATATGCATATTTTCCTACCGACGGCagagaaacttaaaaaaagctcTCGACCTTCCCTTGTAAGAGAGCATCAGCTGTCTGTCGTGATTGTGCAAAGTTTTTCCTCGTGGCATCTCATCATTTGTGGGTGAGGGTGGGGTGGCCGCTGCTCATTTTTCTTCTACGCTGACTGGCAGCCATCAACTCATCAATATTCATGTTGCATAATTTCGAGTGGCAGCCAGCAGCAGCGTACGCAAGCAGCCTGGAGAATGGTTTCCGTTGACGGTGGTGGTGTGTCAGAATCATCGAGAGTGCACTCTATCCTGGAAGCGGGCCGAGGTACGGGCGCTGAGTGCCCTTCGGGGAACGATTTGGATCATTCgttacattgttttgatttcagaATACGAACGGTTGATATTCATGCTTTTAGGGGATTCCACTGAAAAGATTTGAGCTAATGTTGCTTTAGCGTGAGTTATGCTTTGATTTTCGTGATTTAGgacaatatttaaataaattcgatACCGTACActggggcaaattgggacagctgttttagacatgtttttttttatttattgttataCTTATTTGGAATAGTGTTATACCCAAGTACCACACTTTGTTCGCCAAGAAATTTCCGAACTGGTTGTTGAACTCGTTTACTTCTTTATCCGCTAGAAATGTGTGtggtttaagttatttttgcaaGTGCAAGTCAtacttgcatagagaacgtttCTTAAACATATCATAAGAAACCTTGACCATAAGATTCTGAACCGGGTAAGGTAAACCTTGTTAGAACCATTTAACAACATCTTGCCTTCAAGATTCAGAAGTAAGTTTgacaaaggttttaaaaaccgtttaagaacatatcgtggcagacaaaaatgttaaagagcCTTTTTACAAAATCGTCCCAGGTGATCGCTTAAAACTTTTCTttctttatttaattatttatttatgaatAATGATTTTCGCAAAACCACTTTTCAACTAGTTTAGGTTTAAAAAAGGCTCTTTGACCacgatactagatgacaccactgtttttacaaaggagcaccacagcggtgcattttgtcccgaccacgctttttgcataaaattcaattaaaatacattttttatgtttttggactcatctctctaaagaataatgaagattatggcaaaaactatataaatcaacaataacaatatcaataaatgctttttattttgtccaaaaatcatgttgaaagttcaatgagacaagatcaaaacacaacattttaaagttttgcaaataccttaagctgtttttatccTACGATGCTACAATTTGCCAGCATGGTTttacaatgttaagcttccaataaCTCCATTTTTTCCCCAATACAGTAGgaggtgcattttgccccagggTTGCATATTGTTCCTTCTCCCCCTAACTGTGAGCCAAGTGAGTCAATATTCACagtttaaaccaaaacaatgttgaaaagtattaattttctaaacaagtgctgaaaagtacaacttttcagcatccatttcagtaaTGAAAAAAGGAACTTTCCAGTGTTTGTTTAGAAACGTGTTTCTATGCGATTCCTTTTTTCTGGTAGAGCTTTATAATGTTTCGTCGtttgagaatgacaggaaaattttatattttcacgACTATATACTTGAATTTTATtccgtttagtattttttactCTCAGCTTAAATCAGCTTCTATTTTTATCACATATTTACTTATTTTGATTTGGACTATTGTAAAGTTTATTCGAGTGACGACATAATCGATATACCTAATTTTATACCATCTTAATTTGTGCTTTAAATCCTCACAACTCAATCACCAGACTGCTGTTCTTTGCTGTACCGAAGCCCCCCACTGTCGTCGCCAATTATGTCCTTTCAATGGAATTTTCTCCTCATAACCACACTTCTTACACTTCTATATGCAAAAGCTTTTTCAGCACCCCACCACATTCCGTGCTTACTTTCCTTCCAAACAACGTATCCCAAGGCAAGGAAAAAGTCCAACCAAGCCCGGAAGATCCGGAAGGTCGCACCCCATGCCCTGGCCGGGGTGGCCAGgacccaacagcagcagcagcagcagcacgtcTACATCagataattgttttaaaatctaCAGTCATTCGATAACGAGCTTGCCACATCAGTGTGAAACCCGGCGGGGTAATAAACGACGAAATAAATTAGGACCATTTAGCATTATAACATGGCACTTTCCGCACCGGGTTTCGCCTAACTCTGGTTTCGGAGGGAAGGAAAAAGCATGGGGCGAGAAGACTTAGACACGAGGGCCATTTACCCCTTTTTATCCTGACGGTGCGCGCCGTACCGTATTTCTTGGAACATCGTTAGTCAAAAACGGAACTCAGTCAGGTAGAGAGTGCTTTTCGGAAGGCCCTCCCCGCTGGCAGCTGTGGCGGCCAACTAACGGCATAAACTTGAGAATTAATTCCTGTGCACCCGGTTCCCTCCCGGTCGCCAGACTGTGTTTGTGTTTATTAGATtggtccaaatttgagcttccCTTCAAACAATTCTAATTAAAAGGAAATGTTTCAGAAAGGTCACTTTCTCAGCTTGTTGGACATTTTTACGACTTATTCCAACCTCCGATAttgaaatgaatatttggaaattctatgtaaaaaacgtaacatttttcaaagtcgTCAATCACTGTCATATTTAACTATTAATCTCAGCACACCTGTATAGTTCATGTCAGCGAAGAatggttttaatttaaaaatttgaaccaCTCTAGTGTTTATGGACTACTAGTACTCATGAGGAGGCAATGAAATATTTAGCAAGAGTGGAACTTTTCACACTTGAAAATTATGGGAAGTTTTCCGTTCCACTTTGGGGTGAGCACTGGAAAGTTGAAATGCTTCAGTTTGCTGGTCAGTGTGAAAGgctataaataatttatttggctGCTGGCGAGGTGGAGATGCTTCTATTCCACCATAAATCCATCTGAGAATGTGTTTAAGGTTTCTCAATGTGAACTAAATTGagctttaaaatatttgtttc
Coding sequences:
- the LOC128093282 gene encoding uncharacterized protein LOC128093282; this translates as MVKDGDTHMQPCAQCAKPITEEDETLECFGHCRLEIHTNCLPGATAVEIDQLRKIHNAVFVCDACYALHGYEYDAGHCNKTLDEIVNKLNDLACVVELVKNFEQKVRKIVKSELVKNNSSVTVQKDNKEQNGRVLRSETKKNKPETPVSNIANVEETPKSTLSFAEVTKIGRVKQKAAKPPDEAEPTAPKQYKKPEPVIVIKPKQGTEAGSTREELKKKVNPKNLNVSRVIQGKDGAVMVVLKDEGSSKQLKESVKKAMGDKFDVSVRESIKPTIKIVGMNEEYEEEELQETLVSQNDVFQGIKHFKLRKFLSNPRREYAQYSAIVELDAATFFKVMELEKLNVGWDRCRVFDGVDVLRCFKCCGFNHKGADCKVESEICPICSENHRVKECKATQEKCINCEKFRVEQKLDIAVDHAAWSVDCPVYLRFKKRREKQVDFTL